A genome region from Arachis duranensis cultivar V14167 chromosome 6, aradu.V14167.gnm2.J7QH, whole genome shotgun sequence includes the following:
- the LOC107493735 gene encoding uncharacterized protein LOC107493735, protein MLSSIADHHRRNRYHCRQSPSIILLLGSHFHPIHLRSARYCSCYNITPPPLVPPPFLHVDAQDRRFRFFFHLKVSYTPSRNRKRIELSIINIENMKSTSGSSRGLLYLGKQSITYYNPLKRREVCKEGRECGKKSAQLQASTKASSV, encoded by the exons ATGCTTTCCTCCATCGCCGATCACCACCGCCGTAACCGTTACCATTGCCGACAGTCGCCGTCCATCATCCTACTCCTTGGATCTCATTTCCATCCGATCCACCTCAGATCCGCCCGTTACTGTTCTTGTTACAACATCACACCTCCGCCGCTTGTACCGCCGCCGTTCTTGCATGTAGACGCACAAGATCGCCGCTTTCG GTTTTTCTTTCACTTAAAAGTGTCTTATACTCCATcaagaaacagaaaaagaattgaGTTATCCATAATCAATATCGAAAACATGAAATCCACTTCAG gttCAAGCAGAGGCCTCCTCTACCTTGGAAAGCAATCAATTACTTA TTATAATCCTCTTAAAAGGAGAGAGGTTTGCAAGGAAGGAAGAGAATGTGGCAAGAAATCAGCCCAATTACAAGCCTCCACCAAGGCTTCTTCAGTATGA